In Phycodurus eques isolate BA_2022a chromosome 23, UOR_Pequ_1.1, whole genome shotgun sequence, a genomic segment contains:
- the LOC133398027 gene encoding RELT-like protein 1 — protein MDDPAVLTASQTTVPGKGDGGAGGGNPDYTAFVLVPVFFLLGLLGVVICHVLKRKGYRCTTTEVPDEDEVEEAYDGDGKDAELGGELNDTLSDNNDTVGQIVHFIMKNEANSDALKAMVHDISIDSDGAPVTPTSPFTPSPPMTPVSPGAPPGAAKHTCNHLHTIGGVGGHKNICTRCSQKKWPLMSKPPACKAEQRRSHYGEVTVLSVGRFRVTKCDKPARERRTLLVADSNGGVPSEEVVPNSRTMSESHEENDNLDKEN, from the exons ATGGACGACCCGGCGGTTCTCACGG CGAGTCAGACGACAGTTCCCGGGAAAGGGGATGGCGGCGCGGGGGGAGGCAACCCGGACTACACGGCGTTTGTGCTGGTGCCCGTCTTCTTCCTCCTGGGGCTGCTGGGTGTGGTCATCTGCCACGTGCTCAAGAGGAAGGGCTACCGGTGCACCACGACCGAGGTGCCGGATGAGGACGAAGTGGAGGAAGCGTACGACGGAGATGGAAAGGATGCGGAGCTGGGCGGAG AGTTAAATGACACCCTCAGTGACAACAATGACACAGTGGGACAGATTGTCCATTTCATCATGAAAAATGAAG CCAACTCGGATGCCCTAAAAGCCATGGTTCACGACATCAGCATTGACTCCGATGG TGCGCCCGTCACCCCCACTTCCCCGTTTACGCCCTCCCCTCCGATGACCCCGGTGTCCCCGGGAGCGCCGCCGGGGGCCGCCAAGCACACCTGCAACCACCTGCACACCATCGGCGGCGTCGGCGGCCACAAGAACATCTGCACGCGCTGCAGCCAGAAGAAGTGGCCGCTCATGAGCAAGCCGCCGGCCTGCAAGGCGGAGCAGCGCCGCAGCCACTACGGAGAAGTCACGGTGCTGTCCGTGGGCAG GTTCCGTGTGACAAAGTGCGACAAACCTGCCAGGGAACGGCGGACCCTGCTAGTGGCAGATTCCAACGGGGGTGTCCCATCCGAGGAGGTTGTGCCAAATAGCCGAACAATGTCCGAGTCCCACGAG GAGAACGACAACTTGGACAAGGAGAATTGA
- the zgc:194930 gene encoding uncharacterized protein zgc:194930 isoform X3: MADSLYRTHDLAGGALGGRSLRAHRSQKEGFRNLAYSISSDSNLRLEVDNNHVNHRLHAVPPPSGQPHPRPGAPSAEGGLYIIQPDALGPQWVMQDKRHSQLPVYPAVQASDNQRVFGGPRPWHSPVARRVTADGSLSADEADEGVGGTPEYPCDTGDEESVLSADVQTSTASLWSADTRDERRTKAPDVSTVESGICVTKSEDEEEEPRERADEAGSVTDSMVAEALAALEAATAGEEED; encoded by the coding sequence ATGGCGGACTCCCTCTACCGGACGCACGACCTCGCAGGCGGGGCCCTCGGGGGCCGCTCGCTCAGGGCCCACCGCTCGCAGAAGGAGGGCTTCCGCAACCTGGCCTACAGCATCTCCAGCGACAGCAACCTCAGACTGGAGGTGGACAACAATCACGTCAACCACAGGCTGCACGCCGTGCCTCCGCCCAGCGGCCAGCCGCACCCGCGGCCCGGCGCGCCCTCGGCAGAGGGCGGACTCTATATCATCCAGCCCGACGCTCTGGGGCCGCAATGGGTGATGCAGGACAAGCGTCACAGTCAGCTGCCGGTGTACCCCGCCGTTCAGGCCTCCGACAACCAGAGGGTCTTCGGCGGGCCCAGACCCTGGCACAGCCCCGTCGCCCGGCGCGTGACCGCCGACGGGAGCCTTTCGGCGGATGAGGCGGACGAAGGCGTAGGGGGGACACCCGAGTACCCGTGCGACACCGGGGACGAGGAGAGCGTCTTGTCGGCGGACGTCCAGACCAGCACCGCCAGCCTGTGGTCGGCCGACACCAGAGACGAGCGGAGAACCAAGGCGCCGGACGTGTCCACGGTAGAGAGCGGTATCTGTGTGACAAAGagcgaggacgaggaggaagagcCGCGGGAACGGGCGGACGAGGCGGGCAGCGTGACAGACTCCATGGTGGCCGAGGCCCTCGCTGCCCTGGAGGCCGCCACGGCCGGAGAGGAGGAGGACTGA
- the zgc:194930 gene encoding uncharacterized protein zgc:194930 isoform X2: MGCQCCRMMKSYIADPSAAVDARMADSLYRTHDLAGGALGGRSLRAHRSQKEGFRNLAYSISSDSNLRLEVDNNHVNHRLHAVPPPSGQPHPRPGAPSAEGGLYIIQPDALGPQWVMQDKRHSQLPVYPAVQASDNQRVFGGPRPWHSPVARRVTADGSLSADEADEGVGGTPEYPCDTGDEESVLSADVQTSTASLWSADTRDERRTKAPDVSTVESGICVTKSEDEEEEPRERADEAGSVTDSMVAEALAALEAATAGEEED; the protein is encoded by the exons ATGGGGTGTCAATGCTGCCGGATGATGAAAAG TTACATCGCCGACCCCTCTGCGGCGGTGGACGCGAGGATGGCGGACTCCCTCTACCGGACGCACGACCTCGCAGGCGGGGCCCTCGGGGGCCGCTCGCTCAGGGCCCACCGCTCGCAGAAGGAGGGCTTCCGCAACCTGGCCTACAGCATCTCCAGCGACAGCAACCTCAGACTGGAGGTGGACAACAATCACGTCAACCACAGGCTGCACGCCGTGCCTCCGCCCAGCGGCCAGCCGCACCCGCGGCCCGGCGCGCCCTCGGCAGAGGGCGGACTCTATATCATCCAGCCCGACGCTCTGGGGCCGCAATGGGTGATGCAGGACAAGCGTCACAGTCAGCTGCCGGTGTACCCCGCCGTTCAGGCCTCCGACAACCAGAGGGTCTTCGGCGGGCCCAGACCCTGGCACAGCCCCGTCGCCCGGCGCGTGACCGCCGACGGGAGCCTTTCGGCGGATGAGGCGGACGAAGGCGTAGGGGGGACACCCGAGTACCCGTGCGACACCGGGGACGAGGAGAGCGTCTTGTCGGCGGACGTCCAGACCAGCACCGCCAGCCTGTGGTCGGCCGACACCAGAGACGAGCGGAGAACCAAGGCGCCGGACGTGTCCACGGTAGAGAGCGGTATCTGTGTGACAAAGagcgaggacgaggaggaagagcCGCGGGAACGGGCGGACGAGGCGGGCAGCGTGACAGACTCCATGGTGGCCGAGGCCCTCGCTGCCCTGGAGGCCGCCACGGCCGGAGAGGAGGAGGACTGA
- the zgc:194930 gene encoding uncharacterized protein zgc:194930 isoform X1, with the protein MPQLSAGQMGCQCCRMMKSYIADPSAAVDARMADSLYRTHDLAGGALGGRSLRAHRSQKEGFRNLAYSISSDSNLRLEVDNNHVNHRLHAVPPPSGQPHPRPGAPSAEGGLYIIQPDALGPQWVMQDKRHSQLPVYPAVQASDNQRVFGGPRPWHSPVARRVTADGSLSADEADEGVGGTPEYPCDTGDEESVLSADVQTSTASLWSADTRDERRTKAPDVSTVESGICVTKSEDEEEEPRERADEAGSVTDSMVAEALAALEAATAGEEED; encoded by the exons ATG CCGCAACTGTCTGCTGGCCAAATGGGGTGTCAATGCTGCCGGATGATGAAAAG TTACATCGCCGACCCCTCTGCGGCGGTGGACGCGAGGATGGCGGACTCCCTCTACCGGACGCACGACCTCGCAGGCGGGGCCCTCGGGGGCCGCTCGCTCAGGGCCCACCGCTCGCAGAAGGAGGGCTTCCGCAACCTGGCCTACAGCATCTCCAGCGACAGCAACCTCAGACTGGAGGTGGACAACAATCACGTCAACCACAGGCTGCACGCCGTGCCTCCGCCCAGCGGCCAGCCGCACCCGCGGCCCGGCGCGCCCTCGGCAGAGGGCGGACTCTATATCATCCAGCCCGACGCTCTGGGGCCGCAATGGGTGATGCAGGACAAGCGTCACAGTCAGCTGCCGGTGTACCCCGCCGTTCAGGCCTCCGACAACCAGAGGGTCTTCGGCGGGCCCAGACCCTGGCACAGCCCCGTCGCCCGGCGCGTGACCGCCGACGGGAGCCTTTCGGCGGATGAGGCGGACGAAGGCGTAGGGGGGACACCCGAGTACCCGTGCGACACCGGGGACGAGGAGAGCGTCTTGTCGGCGGACGTCCAGACCAGCACCGCCAGCCTGTGGTCGGCCGACACCAGAGACGAGCGGAGAACCAAGGCGCCGGACGTGTCCACGGTAGAGAGCGGTATCTGTGTGACAAAGagcgaggacgaggaggaagagcCGCGGGAACGGGCGGACGAGGCGGGCAGCGTGACAGACTCCATGGTGGCCGAGGCCCTCGCTGCCCTGGAGGCCGCCACGGCCGGAGAGGAGGAGGACTGA